The Vanessa atalanta chromosome 7, ilVanAtal1.2, whole genome shotgun sequence genomic interval ACCAATAAAACTGAGAATTAGTTATTGGCAGAAAACCCTAATAATCATTTTCGATTCTATTTCACTTTTAATTAGTTGAaggtaatttatattgtattttgtttttataggtTGTAATGTAAACGTTTTCTGTCGacaaaaacattgataatatctaatttagttataataatttattggttaattatattttaaggttttgtatactatatattgaggaaatatttttaactaaatttattccAATCCAAAAAGCAAGCAATCGTCATTTCATTCACTCAAGAAGAATGACAAGTACTTTAGCTAGTGACAGCGgttgatgtattttatttcattaattgatttttgattgaaaaaGGTCTGTAGTAAGttatttaatgtacatttttatcaataatcttAGTATACCTTAAACTTGTCCAAGTAGAATGGaatgattaaataatgtatttagtaaGAAGCTAGATTGAAAGTAGGATTGTCTTTGGTATatctatattatgatttatagcAGAGTAATGAAAATGTCAGTATGACATTAATAGTTTTGTAATGTCAATTTTattgtcattaatttttaaacttcatCGAAACAAAGTTCAAACATACGCGtacaaatactataaaatgttattattcttagaataaatatttattgttaaaataaaattaaaaaaaaattaagacatgGCGGCCATACTCGGAGGAGGACTCGGTGGTTTATCAACAGGttattatttgcttaaaaataatataacaaataatagtaatttaaaattatttctcgtCGAGGCAACTGACTATTGTGGGGGATGGATAAAGTCAATCAAAACACGGGACTATATATTCGAACAAGGCCCAAGAACAATTAGGCCTAGAGGAATAACTGGTCTCAATACATTAAATATGCTACAGGATTTGGGCCTCAGCGAGCATATTTCCTTTATAAAGCCCGACCATCCTGCAGCAAGAAATAGAATGATATATGTTAACAATACTCTTTACTCGTTACCTTCTAGTTTAAAAGGTGTTTTTCAAAAAAATGAACCATTTTCAAAACCTCTTATTTACGCAGCCCTTAATGATTTAAAACAGCCTCAAAAAGAGTTAAAAGatgattctatttataattttgttgaaaGGAGATTTGGTAAAGAGATTGCAGATTATGCAATCTCGCCAATGATTTGCGGTATTTGTGCGGGAGACGCTAAGGAAATATCTGTTAAATTTCTCatgaaaacattatttgaatatgAACAAAGTTATGGTGGAGTTGTAAAAGGTGTCATGAAATCTATGTTTAAACCAAAAAATGAGGAGACGTTAGAATTAGGCGAATTAGCTAAAAGAGCACAGGAAGAGAAGTggaatatttacacaattaaaggGGGTCTCGATACCTTTCCTTTCGTCATGAAACAGTACCTGAAAGATAATAATGTTGATATACACTTAAATACCAAAGTTGAAGAAATAGAATTTATAGATTCTAGTATGGTTCAACTTAAAAAAAGTAACGGAGAAACAATGTCTGCGAGTCATGTGTATTCGTCTGTGCCATCACATATTTTAGCTAAGTTAATCTCAAAACAACATCCACAGCTATCACAACTCTTGAGCGAGACGCCATTTGTGACAGTTggtattgtaaatttatattttgcaacAGAAAAACCTTTGATTGAACCTGCTTTCGGTTTTCTTGTGCCTCCAATTGAAAATTCACCAATCTTGGGGGTAGTTTTTGATTCATGTTGCATCCCTGACCAAAATGGTACTGTCTTAACCGTTATGTTGGGTGGTAGATGGTTTAATGAGAAATTTGGCTCTGATGTAACAAAAGATAGATTGTTAGAAATAGCTGTGAaagaaatcaaatcaattcTAAAAATAGAGGATAAAGTCACAGCTTACAATGTAGGTATTTTAGATAAATGTATACCTCAATATATAATTGGACATTATGACAGAGTAGATAGAATTAGAGATTACATACAGAATAAAAATTTGCCGATATCTTTAGTTGGGAGTAGTTATGACGGAGTTGGTATTAATGATGTTATTTATTCAGCTAAAACACAAGTTGAAAAAGATGttactaaataatttgttatttatgtgtTATGGGTTAATTGTAACATTTACGGGTTGAAGTAATACTTTGAATTTTCTTTATAGGTCTTCCagagattaaatttataatatacatgatgTGATAAAATAGTAcactatttatgtttttttttttttttgtgaataaattGGTTTTTGTATtcagcattttatttatatgattgatGTGTCAGTAGTTGTGTAACTTATAAATGACTTGATTGGTTTGATGATGCACGAGAATTCAATAAGCATCACCTGCACTGTagtcaaattattattgtattttattatatttccgaAGACAAAGAAGTACCCCAAGGATAAAATCtcagcaattttttttctctcttaaggtatttaattagtttttccAGTAATTACTGGTGCACATGATGCATCataaaagaataaattgaaacaagattagcgtaataaatatttaattaagcattTTCGAGCGATTCtgtttacatttacaaataaagctgcaattaatataaacagcTATAGAGGTGTTATaacatatgattatatataaaggaatatttatatacttttcaactttacttatataatgtatatttattataaaagtgaaatatatCATTACACACAGCTGGTAAGGCATGATATTTTCGCATATCAGGAGAACAGAGCATGACCTTTGTGTTACAATCTTATCTatcttttaaaacttataaaaaaagttacaaaataaattagtatgataaaaaaatgcagTCAATTGCAATATGCGtaaatataggtataattattgatgtttttaCATGGTAACactattacttaataatacaataattataaatgtgcaCATGGGTTGAGATTAGCATCATTACTTTTaagattgtatttaaaaaaaaaaagttttgtaccAAGTAGTTCTTGAGCGAGTTTAGAGTATTTGTTGTGTTCAcaacaaatatgtaaataaacatcgATTCTTATcgataaatttcatataataatataaataattacaaaagaaatatacaattataacataGCAATGCTGTACAATTTTACGCAACTTTATTATTGTATGAGAATTTATTAACCCAGGAATTGAAACAAGGACTTCTGTATTATGTGACCTAAGTTGTATAAGCAGTAAAAAGATGAGATTTAGATGATTATTGCCAGGATACTGTAATAACTGTTTAAAGCTGTTGTTACTCATgcataacataataaattcgAGATTAATCTGTTATCAACACTTGTACGCAgtattacaataacattatattgatttcagtaagcattagcagcccgtaaatgtcccactgctgggatataggcctcctctccctttgaggagaaggtttggagcatattccaccacgctgctccaatgcgggttggcggaatacacatgtggcagaatttcgttgaaattagacacatgcaggtttcctcacgatgttttccttcaccgctgagcacgagatgaattataaacacaaattaagcacatgaaatttcagtggtgcctgcctgggtttgaacccgaaatcatcggttaagatgcacgcgttctaaccactgagccatctcggctctcaatttGATTTCAGTAAATggatactaaatataaagttaatactattattaattaatatcaatacggtttttaatttatcatataatacatttaaattagaataactttaagtaaagtaatattttgtagcaaataatgaattttaagaattatcttcaaaataaatttaatatttttcataattccaAAATGTCttattacaaaattgaaattacTTTTAGTATTCTTTTAATCAAAATGAGAGTGCATTAAAACACCGTATGcagcttataatatatagttggaTCCACAATTCATtacttcttataaaaaaataaaattttcgtaaccgaacaataaataaatataagcaaacaCATGTAACGTAGACTATTGAATTTGTAATAAACACAGTCGCAGTAATAGGACCCGACAAGTAGAACGCCGGTGATGTGGCTCGCCTCTACTCGGCCACGGTGCCCAGGTGTATGACGAGCGTGGCGTAGAGCGTGTGGtcgcgcggcgcgggcgcggcggcggcgggcggcaCGGTGTTGCGGTACGAGTACTGCAGCGCCAGCGCCGCGCGCGCCCGCCCGCccggcgccgcgcccgccgccgtcGCCACCTGCAGCCGCAGCGCCAGCTTGTTCGACTTGCGCCACATGATGATGCTGAATTTGTCAATACTCACATTCTAATTTGCCTTCGACTTGAACGGAAATTTTTGGAACGAGTCCAGGAGACctatctctctctctttctattatacgtttcttatttaaaattcttgttaTTTTCGTTCTTTACACgagattttaataacaaatttgtttgaatattttagtttgtttaaataacaaaaaattacattttcaatttgtgccttcgataaaaataaattttagaaaaaaatttagtaaaatcttGGGGGTTTCAACAACAACGATGGGGTGACTAAAAATAGTAACAGTGACAGATGGAACTCGtaagtttaaaagtaaaattatggtGTGTATAGTAAAATGTGTGGTCGACGAATTAGACAATCACCGGACGAGTTAAAAGTCTGTTTTATGCACCATGCATTTCCGCTAAAATAGTCTGTTTGCAATTTTTCCGAAAGGCACCAAATATTACACGACATGCTAAGGTGTCGTTGACAACTCGGTGCTGCAGGCACTGCTGAATAAAGTGCAGCCCGTACTCACTCGCTGGTGTCGTGCTGCGGGTCGTCGTCGTACTCGGCGGCGTCGTCGCGCTGCGCCAGCGTGAGGCAGGCGTCGGGCACGCGCACGGCGCAGTCCGTCGGcagcgccgcgcgccgccgcagCACCGCGCTCCACGACGAGTCCTGCCGAGTGCTCTATGTGTATATTATTCTACGCTGAGGCTGCGATTACGAAATTTCGAATATTCTCCtttcttaagatattttagGAAGTCACACGGGCAGAAGGACCCGACTTTGGTAGGACCTCCTTTACCCGTTTACTGGTCTTGCGTGATATGTAAATTACTCCTTGCGATAACAATATGACAACTTTGGAATGTAGGACGATGATGGTTACGACGCAGATTTTTTTGCTAACGTTCTTCTTTGCCGTGTTATCAGCTAAAACCAAATAATGttcttatatatgtttaaaatacctTTTCAAGATTCAGAGATTTCTCGAGCGACTTCTCGATGCTCTTGGGTTCCTCCCTCTCCTCGACTTCGGGGACGTCCTGTGGCTGCAGGAGGCGCACCTGCATCTCGTGAGCGGTTGGGTTGGTCAACTTTAACAGTAAAGCTGTAGTCTCTCCCGGTTTCACCGTTTCATACGAGATGATTTTCACTTCGGGCACGTgatagctataaatatatttaataacattaacacGATTTGCTTGGGATCAGGAGAACCCTGGCCAATTTAGTAGTGCACTAGTGTATCAAATATATGTGGACACTCTGTTTcttcactcttataatccgatgggtcCGTAAATCCACCACAACCGGAAAGAGTATGCACAAGCTCAACAGCTTTACATGCTTATAGGAGTATAAATATCCAGACTCACCTGTTAAACCCCGTAACTTTTAAATGGCACACGGGGCTTGGTTCCAGTAACTCGGGATTGATTAACGAGGCAGCcaatatatgtagataaatgCCTACTGACTCGTTTACCcacatttgatataaattatgtaaaacttgCTCATCATATCAAAAAATAACTAATGCCACGATAACTGAgcttatttagtaaaaatattcatcatatCATATGGAAGTTTTCTGATCATTTGTGTCTTTTTAAGCGCTTTTTGATATATGGTATGGATCGATGCTGGAATTCTTTCATAATTTTTCAAGCAAATCGATTgttatttgatgttattttatattggaacttagaaaatattaaaaattgaaataatttgcaCGATATGGATCGAGGAGACGGTAAGTGCGGCGCACTCACTAGGCGAGCAGCTCGATCTTGAACTTGACGGAGCCGGGGTTGTACTCGGGCTTGGTGAGGTTGTGGTCGCAGGCGCGGCAGCGCTGGCTGCGCTTGACGCTGAGCGCGCGCGCCGCGGGGTGCAGGCGCGCCGCGCTGCGCGGTTGCCACTCCGCCGCGCGCAGGCGTTGCCGCATCGACGTTACTGCCGACAAACCATCTCCGTGACGGAAGGACTCCAATTCTCTTAACGAGAACCATGTTGTTGCGGAGCTGATGCTTACGTGTGGCTAGATTTCATTTGTGACGGATTTTTACTCACTAAAAGCCTACGATGGTTGTCTTGCGCACAGGTCGGAGAGGCTAGGGGATTGTTCCGATACAAGGAATCTTGACCCCTCCCGAGCCATTTTCTGTTCGTGGCTGGGCAGAGCCCTGCTCAGAGAACGAAAAGTCGCAGGAAGCCACAAACTGAGCAGTTAGCATAGGAGAGAGGAAATCCAAACACGTAATTCTGCCGAAGAAGGACCCCAAGGCGATGCAAGTTAATATACATCTCCTATGTATTGAtccattatataaattatattgtcacTTACTTTGTTTCAAGTTAACCTCCTGAGTGTGATAGTCTTCTGGCAGCTCTTTAACTTCTTCGCTGGCTTGACTTGGCACGAAGTTGGCAATAGCTGACGACGAACTCTCGCTAGAAGCCAGACCTGCTATGTTGCGTGCCATTGCGCCAGTCAGACCCGTTTTATCCTGGTAATATCAACAGGTAATTTATTTCACCACTTGATTGAATTTGATCCAAGTCCAACATCCATTGGGCCAACATAAATTTAAGattggttattaaaataattcttacggTAAGGTTCATGTATTTCCCCCTGATCGCAAACTTCTTTCTCTCTCTGTCCAACTTCTCTTGCTTCTCTTGTTGAGCGATAGCCTTGTAGTAGTCAAGGAGTTGGTTCACTCGCGCCGCAAAAGGATTTGTCCTCTCAGGCCAACCCCCagatgcttaaaaatatatcttattaattttaagattaccAAAAACATAGAAACATCTAAAGTAATTGATAATACTCATACCGCTAAAGTCgtttaaagttttaaacatcaattatgtttaaatatattggagTGCGAACATcgtcaatatattaattaataaattaaatattaacagttgAATACCATTAAAATAGCACTGCATTtgcatttgtttatatttaaagtagccCCTTTGATACACTGTTTCATGATTAGGATTCCCAATTGTCCTGTATTATTGAGCATaggaaatttattatgaaaacaaaaataaagaagtGATCGATAACATTTAAAACCACAAAATAaagccttaaaaatatttttgttaataatcttGTTTGGATTAACAGCTTGACCTAAACATCAAGTACTGTTTTTAGTGCATAACATATCAAAGCTTTTATCCAACTGCATGGAATATCTAAGGTTTGTTGATCTTTATACATTCTTCATTTGATATAGGATAAAGATGGCTCACCGACAGGTTGATCAGGAATCCCAACATCACGAGAAGTCCATCGACAGTTGAAACATGATAAATAGTACATTTTCTTGGGTTGCTTGTTTTCAATTTTTGCATCTCCAGCAGCAGGGTCTTGCCGTGGTTGTGCTATGGTTGCACGTGTTGAGAGTGTATGAAAACAGCTGGGACAGTCAAAACAGCTACTACATCGATTCTTCTTAAGCCTTGCTTCAGAAGACGGCATATTTTCAAGACAATTTGCACAGTAGTGCGAATCTACCTgtgaattgtaattaattattaattaagtttttagaaGATGATATATAAGATAAGAAAACatagaaatgaaaatttatatacaatataaaaatttctttGGATTTTAAAATAAGGTGTGACTCAAAGATATAGACAACAAATACATATagttatttgatatatacatatattttgatgaaaagTTAACTTGTCCAGGATTACAAGTAATAAGTACCAGTAAATGcagataagataaattataaaactactcATGGATTAATATCAAAGAATCATTTCAGTGTAAAAATAACCCTTGAGGCTTGAGgcctacaaaataaaaaataacagaaatgaaatgaaactagtttttaacggatttaatcgcgtatattaattattttaacatcccgacgtttcgagcactttgcagtgttcgtggtcacgggcagactaaagtctccaaccatcttctctgcagtctgtgaacatgcttcatcttctctattgaagttcggatgtttttgaatttcaatagcctcgcgtatcattctaggaatgaatctgtgttctctagcaaggatctgtggtttatcaaatcgaataaattggttaggtttatccagagcatattcacagactgcagagaagatggttggagactttctaacacttgggatccacttattaaaaatttaaaatcccaaatccaacagactgcaagacctaaagatacagttagtgccttctgcgtgcaaccggaacgctactcaagataccaattaagaaatcgttggcggtagttgtaaataatatttctttttaattcgaacagacaaatgtcaccttagtctgcccgtgaccacgaacactgcaaagtgctcgaaacgtcgggatgttaaaataattaatatacgcgattaaatccgttaaaaactagttttatttcaatgtgtaataattgcgaaaatctaagacaacattatagaAATGAAATGGTTATTGCTTACATCTACATAATGATttgatgaatttaatttaaaaattatgacacaattcataataaaatttaataatgagctactcaaatttatttacagattttcAAAACTGGATGTTATCACTCAGGTTGTACATAcagtaatacaataaataacaacaaaataattaattgtatcctTCTGGATGCAAACACAGAATGAGATATATAACAATTGGAACAGTATATTTTTCACTCAACTAGTATAGATACAaatcgtaaatttaaattatagtcaGTATCTACGCTAGTTCAGTGCAAGGGTGCTAATTGGGTTTGAAATTATTAAGTTCCCTCACTTGTATAAAATTGAACATTTAGATTGTATGAAAAAAAGAAGTTGTTTGTAAGTAAtctattatttatgttgttgAATGTTTAGTACAATGCATTTGTtggaaataatttaagttaaaccTAAGTCATTATATATCAGCCAAAACTTAAGTCATTTTTAAGGTCAGGTGTGGTGGGTATTCATTTTGCATATATTAACTCAATAGTCCATCAATTCTTTTCATTCATAATTTCTTAAGTATATGATTAAAATGTGTTGtaagtttacattacatttacatcgCTTCTATGCATAtactggtttatttatttaactataaatgtAAAGAGCTTGCTCAAAAACTTACTTCATGACAAATGCAAAAACCGCATCGTATCTTCAAACAATGTCGGCAAAAATATAGATTGGTTATAGGTTTTAGCTGTCCACAAGAACATACGTATTTAATGTAGTCCGGTTGGGTCAAATATG includes:
- the LOC125065188 gene encoding dynactin subunit 4 isoform X2, producing MAYLTQPDYIKYVCSCGQLKPITNLYFCRHCLKIRCGFCICHEVDSHYCANCLENMPSSEARLKKNRCSSCFDCPSCFHTLSTRATIAQPRQDPAAGDAKIENKQPKKMYYLSCFNCRWTSRDVGIPDQPVASGGWPERTNPFAARVNQLLDYYKAIAQQEKQEKLDRERKKFAIRGKYMNLTDKTGLTGAMARNIAGLASSESSSSAIANFVPSQASEEVKELPEDYHTQEVNLKQITSMRQRLRAAEWQPRSAARLHPAARALSVKRSQRCRACDHNLTKPEYNPGSVKFKIELLAYYHVPEVKIISYETVKPGETTALLLKLTNPTAHEMQVRLLQPQDVPEVEEREEPKSIEKSLEKSLNLEKDSSWSAVLRRRAALPTDCAVRVPDACLTLAQRDDAAEYDDDPQHDTSDIIMWRKSNKLALRLQVATAAGAAPGGRARAALALQYSYRNTVPPAAAAPAPRDHTLYATLVIHLGTVAE
- the LOC125065181 gene encoding protoporphyrinogen oxidase, which translates into the protein MAAILGGGLGGLSTGYYLLKNNITNNSNLKLFLVEATDYCGGWIKSIKTRDYIFEQGPRTIRPRGITGLNTLNMLQDLGLSEHISFIKPDHPAARNRMIYVNNTLYSLPSSLKGVFQKNEPFSKPLIYAALNDLKQPQKELKDDSIYNFVERRFGKEIADYAISPMICGICAGDAKEISVKFLMKTLFEYEQSYGGVVKGVMKSMFKPKNEETLELGELAKRAQEEKWNIYTIKGGLDTFPFVMKQYLKDNNVDIHLNTKVEEIEFIDSSMVQLKKSNGETMSASHVYSSVPSHILAKLISKQHPQLSQLLSETPFVTVGIVNLYFATEKPLIEPAFGFLVPPIENSPILGVVFDSCCIPDQNGTVLTVMLGGRWFNEKFGSDVTKDRLLEIAVKEIKSILKIEDKVTAYNVGILDKCIPQYIIGHYDRVDRIRDYIQNKNLPISLVGSSYDGVGINDVIYSAKTQVEKDVTK
- the LOC125065188 gene encoding dynactin subunit 4 isoform X1 — protein: MAYLTQPDYIKYVCSCGQLKPITNLYFCRHCLKIRCGFCICHEVDSHYCANCLENMPSSEARLKKNRCSSCFDCPSCFHTLSTRATIAQPRQDPAAGDAKIENKQPKKMYYLSCFNCRWTSRDVGIPDQPVASGGWPERTNPFAARVNQLLDYYKAIAQQEKQEKLDRERKKFAIRGKYMNLTDKTGLTGAMARNIAGLASSESSSSAIANFVPSQASEEVKELPEDYHTQEVNLKQITSMRQRLRAAEWQPRSAARLHPAARALSVKRSQRCRACDHNLTKPEYNPGSVKFKIELLAYYHVPEVKIISYETVKPGETTALLLKLTNPTAHEMQVRLLQPQDVPEVEEREEPKSIEKSLEKSLNLEKSTRQDSSWSAVLRRRAALPTDCAVRVPDACLTLAQRDDAAEYDDDPQHDTSDIIMWRKSNKLALRLQVATAAGAAPGGRARAALALQYSYRNTVPPAAAAPAPRDHTLYATLVIHLGTVAE